The window TTAACATTATCAAGGTTATACATTTTCCCTATAGGTACAATATCCCCTACACCGGAAATATAAAACGTTATCTTATCCACACGCCCGCCGGGGACAAACGTACGGGAAGGAACGATTTCATACATCTTAAACTCATCCCCCGTACCAGTACCCGCGCTACTGCGCTGTGACAACTTATACCGCCCGCTGTTCTTAGCATCAACCGTAACATTATTATTTAACGTATCAACTATCCCGCCCAGCCATTGCCAGTTAACCGAATTATGGAAGAACACACCGAACTTACCGGCAGTATCGTTTTCATTAAGCACTAACCCGTCGATAACGCCGTTGGTGTCAGTGTAGGTAAATACCAACTTCGCAGTTTTGCCGGTAGGGAGGTCAGTTTTCTCGTTATTCTTTAGATACGTTAATACACAACCGTAAAGATCTTCCGCAGCAGCCACAGGATCAGTCACTAATGACGGGCGGTAATCCCCGCTTTGTTCAATAGAACAATACGCGCGTAACCGCATCTCATCGTCTTTCAGGATATCGTACTTATTATCATTCGCCAATGAGTCTATGATAACAGAATTATTACTTTCGAATCCGTAAGAGTTCACCGCGCGGAGTGCATAGAAATACGGCCGCCGGAACAGAGGGTCAGTCCAGGTAGTAGTATACGACGCTACTTCCACGATAAACTTTTTCGCGTTTATCAAACTTAGCATACTCTCCCCACCATATACGCGGTACCCTCGGAGGTCTACGCAATCACTGCTGTTATCGTTATACCTAACCCCCTCCCAACTTATCCGGGTTAACCCATTATTTATCCCGCTGACAATCCCTTCCGGCGGGATTGGTAATGACGGTTTTATAACATACGGCTTCGCACTGACGGTAACCGAATATGTGCTGAGATAATTATTAAAATCCTTGCTCTTCACCTTATAAAAATACTCAACCGGGGTGGAGATATTACTGTCTGTATAAGAACTATAATTAACCTCCGCCAGTAATGCATACCCTGATTCAGAGTTATAGGTAGAACGAAAAATGTTGTAGTTAACAAAATCAGTATCCACGGTATTATCATTCCAGTCAAGCGCAACGGAATATATTAACGCTTCTGCGGTAAGGCTGGACACCGCTACAGGCTCAACATCCCGCGCAAGGCCCGGTGTTTTAACAGTTTCTGTACTCCACTTAAGATTATCATCCGCAGTACGTAACCAAAAATAGTATGTACTATTCTTCACTAACCCCGTAATTACATACACCTGCGGTACCATATTTTGTGTGACGGTACTGACATAAATAATTCTATCCGCACTTTTCCAGGATGTAGTCTGTAATGCAGCATAGCGTATATCATACCGTCCCGGGTCTAACTTACGCACCCATAGGTCATCCCCTGGCGCGGTCCAGGTAAGCCGCACCTCCCCGTCATTATCCCCGGGTTGGGCAATAAAATCGGTAACCATTGCCGGTGCACCGGCATCAGGTTCACTGGGGCTTGCATCATTATGCGGGTTACGGCTATTCCGTAATTTAAAATCCGCGGAGTTAATGTTTGTATCATACGGCTGTATTTCATACGGACTCCCGGGCAGGCGTTCCAACACCTGCGGCCCATAAGGAATCCCGGCGGTAACACCGCCCTCGGGGCTATGCGCATTACCCCATGCTACGCGGTCCTGTTCCTGTTGGCCACCATCCACTACGCGTAAATGCCCCCCGCTGTCAACAATTGAGATACTATTGTACACAACATCAGCGTGAACAACGGCGGTGGTATTGTATGTACTGCTGGCAATTAAATAAAACTTATTCGGTGTGATAACTGCGTTGGAACTAAACTCCACCAGAGTATCCCAGCTGACATACCCGGGATACATAAACTGCAGTTTCCAGTTTTCAAGATTAATATCATTATCTGTAGTATTATAAATCTCAACATATTCATTAAACGAACTATCAGGATCCGCCACTGCCACTTGCGTGATCAACACCTTACCTTCTCCCAAAGGACGTGCTGTAAGATATCCCGGTAATGACGACTGATTCCCTCCGTCATCTACAATACGAACTACAATGTAATACGTGGTACCGTTAACTAAACCGGTCAAGTTATAATTAACGCGCTGCCCGGCAATAACATTAGTGCTGAACTCAACCCTGCTCCCGCCAACCGTATTCACGGGTATGGTTTCCCAGATAAGTTCAGTTGTTATTTTAGCAGTCTTACTCCACCGTATACGCACTTTCGCGTTTACAAGATTACCGGTATCCCCGTCATCCCCCGGCATCGTCCATGAAAGCGCTATGGCTTCACTCAAAATTCCGGTAGTAATATTTGCTGCACGTTCCGGAGGTATACCGTCAAGTGTTGATGTGGATATAACCTTCGTTACAGGACTGATAAGTTCCTTATTATAATAATCATTCGTAATCCCGTAATCCCGCGCAACAACAGAGTAATACAACAACTTATTCACCGTAATACCGGTAATATAATGCGTAGTACCCGGATACAATACCGTACCTACCCGGTCAAGATAATTCGTTATTTGCGTAAAACTATACGTCCCGGAGTATATATCATAATATTTGATATCGTTATAATACACCGGCGGGACTGAGGGTGTCCATGCGAGACTTATTGTCCAGGTGGATACAGCGGTAACAGCAATCCCGGTCACCGCGCTTGGCTGATAGTCCGCTGCTAACCCTTCTGCATTGGGGTTGATGCTAGAATCATCCGTTTTTGATGTCCACGCACTGCGTTGTTGCGCTACATCCCGTGCTTTTATTGCGTAATAATAATATGTACCTGGTACCAAACCTGTTAAAACCCTTACCTCAGTCATCCCGGCACTTACTAAACCAGTCCATGCTTGCGGATACAACGTCCCGTGTGAAGCGGTCTCAAACTTAGAGGAAATAACGGGATACGTTGCATACTTAACAACGTAGGATGCAACAGTTCCTACGGTTCCATCCTCACCCGGAGCAGTCCAAGTTAGTATAACATCACCGTCAGTATATCCTGCACTATAGGCAAGATTAGACACCGCAGCAGGCGGGATATCCTCGCTGAATACTAAAGTTGAAGACAAAAATACTGTGGTTAATAAGGCGAGAACTGACCAGTACCGGGATTTATGGCCACAACTACTCAATACTATTCCCTCCTCTACTTTTTATGGTATGCATCAAGAAATGAGTCGCAATACAACGTCTTGCCTAACAACAATTCCGTTGCAATCATAGCATCCATTAATTCTTTATCCAACGGGTTAAGTATCGCTGCATCCAACCCCGCGGAAATAGCCATTACCAGATACGTACGGTCAATTAATCCACGGAAAATCGTTCCTTGTGACACATTTGACAACCCTAACACCGTTTTTGGCGGAGGATCGCATAATAACCCGATCTGTCGGATAGTTTCAATCACAGCCGATGCATGCGGCTGCGCAACATTTACCGGTAATATTAGAGGATCAATATACAAACCTGCAGTATCATACCCATGCTCAACCGCCGCGGCAACGATATTAGCTGCGATTTCCATACGGGTATCAGTATTCTGAGGAACCCCGGTTTTTGTCATGGTTAAGGCCACAATTTTTGAATTATACTTTTTTGCCAGCGGTATAAGTATATCAAGTTTTTCTTTATCCCCCGATACGGAATTAAGGAACGCATTGTCACCCGCAAGAGTAAGTCCTAATTCCATAACATCCGGTTTTGTCGTATCCACCGCCAGAGGGCACTGAGTAACTTCACGGATAGAGGTTATTAACCATTCCATATCTTTTATAGGTTCCGCTGACCCCGGCCCAACATTGACATCCAACGCATTCGCTCCGGCAGCAAGCTGCGCATTCGCAAGTTCCCGGATAACACGTTTATCCCGTCCCGCAACAGCTTCACGCACGGATTTAAACATCCCATTAATTTTTTCGCCGATAATAAACATAAATATTTATTCCGCTCCGGTTACAACAATATCATCCGTTGAGTATGCCACGCCATCCGGCCCGCAACTGCGTAACTCAAACCCAATACCTCGGCTGTCATACACATACTTATTACCCCAGGAATCCAGCCCGGGATCATGTTTTAGTTCTGTAACGGTACCAAATTGTTCGGAAACAAACTCCGGGAAATCAGAAGGATAATTCCCGGTTACAGATTTTTTTACCTTCAACGCCTGGACGAATAACTTCAATTGTATACTCTCCGCAGCGATTGCCGCGTTATCAGTCATAGACCTAGCTTCTTCACTACTGCCAGTGGTAACAGTTCCGGTTGTAACGGTTGTAGTCAAGCCCGGGATCTTAATATTATATTTGGTTAATACCACCTGCAAATTTGTTTTACCATACTCAATAACCTGTTTCCTAAAATACACCCCTGCGATTATCAGCAACAAAAACGTTATACGCGTAAAATAATGAAAAAATAAGCGCGGCGAATGCGCTGCCTGTTCTTTTGGCGAGGACAACTTATCCGTTGGATGCAACGGCATCTTCCCGCGGGTAATCTCCGAGCAGGGATTACACAAAACACTGTTATTAACGAACCTCACGCAATTATCACATAAACTATTGGCGCACCGCCGGCAATAATTTACCGATTCAATCTTCGGATGAAATTTACAGAACAACTTCGGTGCCATTTACCAGTTTTCCTTTTCAGTAAATTACAGTTTCGCTGTAAAACCCCAAAACACTTTATCCTGAAGTTTATCATTAGTATTTCTCAACCTCTGTGATAAGTTCAGTATAACCTGCCTCAATAACAACAACCCGAGTTCCTTATCCTCATTCATAAGTTTCTCAAGCCTATCCGCTTTTATGCATAACAGCTTCGTGTTCTCAACCGCAATAGCCGTAGCGGACCGCGGAAGCCGGTCAAACACTGAAAGCTCGCCAAATATCTGCCCATTATCCAGTAGAGACAACACTTTCATCCCGCCATCAACTTCAGCACGGCATATCTGTACTTTACCGGTAACAACAATAAACATCTCGCCACCGGGCGAGTTTTCCTTAAAAATAACGCTATCCGGCTTGTAAGAACACTCCTCTACCACGGTACTGATTTTATTAATGTCTTCCCCCGATATTTTTGACATAAAACTCACCTGCTTTAACAGTTCGTTTACGTTCATTACTTATGCTCCTCCAGTTTAGGGTCTAACATTATTGCTTTGTTATAATAACTCTGACGTTTTTCATCATTACCCAGTTTGGTGTAAACCACTGCCAACTGAAGATACGGCAACGCAAACCCCGGGTCTATGTTTAACGATTCCTCCAGCTGCTGAATAGCATTATCAAACTGGCGTTCAATTGTGTACACACACCCAAGCCAGTACCGCGCAAACTTATTCCCCGGCTCAATTTCCAATGCAGCGATAAAACTTTTTTTTGCCGATGCGTAATCCTGGATTATACTGTACAAATTCCCGAGGTTAAGATACGCGTCAACACCTTTTGGATCAGATTCCTGCGCTTTAACAAACATTTCCGCCGCGCGCTTATTTTTCCCAACCTTTGCATAAACCGTCCCAAGATTATTAAACACTGCGGGGGTTACATTCTCAAACTTAACCGCGCGGGACAGTACCGCTATAGCTTTCTCGTACTTTTTCATATTATGATAAACCGTCCCAAGGGTTATATACGCAGGTATAAACGATGGGTACTGCCTTACAATTTTCTTTAACTGCCGTACTGCCACGGGTTTGTTATCAAAATTATGCGCCATTATGTACGCGTAAGTATACCTCGCAAGAACATGTGTACCATCAAGTTTGACCGCCGTACGCAAAGTTTCCACCGCATTTTTTATATCTCCCATATGGTAATCCACATATCCTTTGAGGTATAACAATTCAGCATTCGGGGTTTTTACAGATACGATATACTTCTCAACCATATCCTTGGCTTTTACATACTCTCCCGCGTCAAGTAACGGCTGAAACTCAACGCTATACTTACTCCCCGCGCGTACCGACCGGTACTTCGCTGCAGTAATATACAACTGTACTGCAAGTAGTATAAGAAGTATTATTAACAACAAATAAATCATCACTGCGCTAATACCTCAGTTTTAGAAATAATATTCGCAACATCCCGAGCAATTAACAACTTTTCATTCCCCGGTATCACCAGCACTTTTATCCCAGCATCCGGCACACTTATTACCGCTTCTTTAGAATTAGCCTCATTATTCGCATCAGTATCTATCTTAACCCCGATAAATTCCAGCCCATCACACACCATCTCACGGATAATATCAGATTTCTCGCCGATACCCGCGGTAAAAACTATAGCATCCGTATTTTTCAGTATCAAAAAATACGACCCGATAATTTTGCGTAATTGATAAACGTACATATCAACAGTAAGTTTTGCGCGTTTATCCCCGGCAAGCATCGCAATAACAACATCCTTCATTTCCCCGGATATCCCGGAAACCCCGAGGATACCGCTTTCGTAGTTAAGACACACACGTATATCCGAAAGTTCCCACCCTGCCTTATGCAAGAAAAATACTAGTTCCGGATCAACACTCCCCGACCGGGTTGACATCATCAACCCTTCCAACGGCGTAAATCCCATGGTAGTATCAACCGACTTCCCGTTTCGTATAGCACACGCGCTAGTACCCGCACCAAGATGCAACGATATTAATGACAATTTATCCTGCGGTTTGTTCAACAACACAGCTGCGCGTTCTAAAACATACCTATGCGAAATCCCGTGGAAGCCATACCGGCGGACACGATGTTCATGGTACAACCTTTCAGCTATCGGGTAACGGTACGCGCACTCATCCATTGTCTGGTGGAATGACGTATCAAACACAGCAACCTGGGGTATGCCTGGACACAACTTTTCAATCGCTTCAATCCCGTTGTAGTTAAACGGATTATGCAACGGTGTAAGTTCGATATTCCGGTAAATTTCTTGTTTCACTTCGTCAGTGATCAACAACGATTCCGTATACTTATCCCCGCCATGCACCACGCGATGGCCAATCCCATCCAAATCTTTTATATGCGTAATTACCCCGGTTTCAGGCGCAGTAATAGTTTTTAGAATAACCTCAATTGCTGCGGCATGGTCTTTCACCGGAAACACATCAATCTCCGGTTCTTTGTTCGGCTTACACATATACGCTGTCGCGAATTCTGAACCTATCTTACTCACATTCCCGCGGCATAACTCTTTCTCCACGTTCTTACGGTTTTCAGTAGATAACTCAAAGACTTCATACTTCACCGAATGTATCCTGCAACTAAGCACCAGAATTTTCAAATCATTACCTCCCGTCAAAACGGCGTATAACTTTTTTTATTGTCTGCACGGTAACCGGATGCGCTACCACTACAAGATCAGCTCCTGCAGGTAAATACGCGGCAGTAGCAGCGATCTCCCACGCTGTCCCCCGGGAGTCAAGTTCTCCCCAAGACGACACCACATCCTTTGATTCCTTAACCTTCCATGTTTCCTGCGCTATCATATTAATTATGGGAGTACCCATGATCTTATCACCCTGTAACCCCGCAATCCTTGTACGTTCCATTATGGAATAACAATACTCAAACCCATACCCCAACCCGCCGGTAGTGTGATGCATAACAATACGGTCAAGCCCGAGCCCGAGGTCAGAGATAAGAATGTTCAACTGTTTTGCGAGATTAATATCCAACGGGCTTTCCGCAATAATACTATGCCCGTTTGCCGCAGCAGCTGCTGCGATTGTCTTAAAATTTTCTTTTACCGCCATACCGACCAGACAGCGTTCACCCCGTGTTTCTTCACATACAAGTGTCAACACATCACTATCCCGTTCATTATTCCCGGTTCCAATAATAATTAAAGGCAGTTTTGTTGTTTCCAGGACAGCCCGTATCTTTTTTTTAATATCAGCAGGCAAATACGAAGTACACTCATCAGGGTGTAAGGACGCTAAACGCAAACAAATCGCTTCTGCGCCCCATTCCTCCGCAGTTTTTGTCCATACTATAAGGTTAGATACTATGTCCTTATACTTTTCATAGAACCACGGCCATTCTTCTACTGGCGGGCGGTCCCATACTTCCACTGCTACAACCGGCAAGTGCGGTTCAATGCCATCAAACCGGTGAAACGGCATAACGCCCATCCCGCCGACTTTCAGCACACTACCCCGTGTCCCTCCCTCGGGCGGTAATGCCCCGAGGGTAACCTCCGAGATCGCAGATGCTGACTTTTCTATTACTTTATCTACCATTTCACCCGTTGACTTTCGGTAGTTTACTCAACGATTCTTTGAGTTCAGCTTCCGAATATTCTAAATCATTAAGTTGACCAGCCAGATATTTATCATACGAGTTTAAGTCAAAATGCCCGTGACCGCTGTAGTTGAATACAATACATTTCTCTTCACCGGTTTCACGGCAGCGAATAGCTTCATCGATAGCCGCTTTGATTGCATGCGACGTTTCCGGAGCGGGTAAAAACCCTTCCGTCCGCGCAAACAAGACTGCAGCTTCAAAACACGCGTTTTGTTTATACGACCGTGCTTCAATCACACCTTCTTTTGCTAACAATGACACCTGTGCTGCCATCCCGTGATACCTCAACCCACCGGCATGTATCGGCGCGGGACGGAATGCATGTCCAAGCGTGCACATCTTAATCAAAGGCGTCATACCAACGGAATCACCAAAATCATATGCGTACAATCCTTTGGTCAGGCTCGGGCATGAAGCCGGCTCCACAGCAATAATCCTAATATCTTTTTTACCCTTAAGCTTATCCGGGATAAACGGGAACGCAAACCCTCCGAAATTACTCCCACCGCCTGTACAGGCAATAAGAATATCCGGGGTTTTCTCACCCGCGATTTTAAGTTGTTTCTGTACCTCAAGCCCAATAATGGTTTGATGCAATAACACATGGTTCAACACGCTACCCAACGAATACTTTCCGCCGGTCTTCACAGCATCTTCCACAGCTTCCGAAATTGCGACACCCAAGCTGCCAGTAGATTCCGGATCTTCCGCCAATATTTTACGTCCGGCTTCAGTAAGGTTAGAGGGTGACGCAAAAACTTTTGCACCCCAGGTTTGCATCATCATTTTACGGTACGGTTTTTGTTCATAACTAACCTTTACCATATAAACTTTACATTCAATACCGAATAACTGGCATGCAAACGCTAATGCGCTACCCCACTGCCCCGCACCGGTTTCCGTGCAGATATTCTTCACGCCTTCCTGTTTATTATAATACGCCTGCGCAACCGCAGTATTTGGCTTATGACTGCCTGCGGGACTTACGCTTTCATTCTTAAAATATATCCGCGCCGGGGTTTTTAACGCTTTTTCTAACCTACGTGCGCGATGCAACGGTGACGGGCGCCAGAGTTTGTATATCTTCAACACATCATCCGGGATTTCAATCCACGGTTCCATTGACATTTCCTGTTTAATAACTTCCATCGGAAATAACGGCGCGAGATCCTGTGGCCCCACAGGCTTCCCTGTCCCGGGATGCAACGGCGGAGGCAGTTGTGCCGGTAAATCCGGGTTTATGTTGTACCACTTCTGCGGCATTTCTTTCTCTGACAAAAAAATCTTGGTGTCTTCCACTCTTCATTTTCCCCCTTCTCAATACTTTAATATCAACGACTGCATTATATAAACTGATTCTTAACTATTTATATTACCAAAAATCCGTGTTTGATTAAAACATTTTTTATATCATTAACAGCTACACTATCCTCCGGGAGGGAAGATACCGCACCGCCGGTTTCCGCCAGGGATGCGATACTATGGTCTGTTCTAACAATCCCGTCGAAGTATGGAAGTAAATCTTTGAACTCAGCCGGTAGTTTCCAGTTAAGGCTTTCCACCTGGTTCATAACAAGTTTTACCTCTGCAATTTTTAGTTTAACATTTCTCACAGTGTCCATGATATTACGTACAGACTTCAACCCCACAACCGTAGGTGTGGAAATCACATACAGGATATCAACATTATCCGTAGTCCTGCGGGAAAGATGTTCCAGCCCTGCCTCATTATCCGTAACTACAGCACCATAATTCTTCGCTACTTTTGACAGATAACCCCTCAGTAGTTCATTAACAAAACAGTAACACCCGCGCCCTTCCGGATGTCCCATCACAAGTAAGTCAACCCCGGAACTTTCTACTAACGCATTACTAATCTGCCATTCAATATACTCCGACTTTGACATACCTTTTGGAACTACATTCCCACTAAGTTCTTCACGGATATCCGAAACTTTATGTTCATACTTTAAGCCGAGATATTCATGGAGGTTGGCATTCGGATCAGCATCGACTGCAAGTACCGGCGCAACTCCTGCTTTCTTCAGCAGGTTGATAACAACCGCAGTGAATGTAGTTTTCCCCACCCCTCCTTTTCCTGCAACTGCTATGCGTTTAGACATCTCAATTACTCTCATCATTTCGCCCACCGCGCTGTTTTAGTGACGGGAAAAGTGTTATATCAGTATGAGGAATAAACAACGTTGACGTATATTCATTCATGAACATCGGATCAACTGATAATTCAATATATGCCATTTTATCAGCGACCTCACAGGCATCACTTCTCGCCTGACGGGATAATAGAAACATCCCCGCACCGGTAAGCGATGAATTCCCTATAAACTCCACCCTATCCCTTGGCAGGTCCGGTAATAACCCTAACTCCACAGCTTTTTCGATATCAATCATCGTGCCGAACCCGCCGGAAATATACACGTGTTCGATATCCCCGAACTCAAGCCCGGTATTTTTTAGTAATACCTGTATCCCGAGAAACACCGCGCCTTTTGCGCGTAGGATATTTGCGATATCAGCTTCTGTGATAACAATATCATCATGGGTACCGGAAAAGTTTTTGTAAACGATTACGTACTCCCACCCGCTACCATCACTACTTTCACGTACATTCGGTTTTTTAATATCCATCTTCCCGGACTTATCAATAATACCCGCGCGTAATAGTTCAGCAGGTAACTCCACCAACCCCGTCCCGCAGATACCCCGTGGCGTTTTTTTATTTATAGTATCAACCTTTGCGTTATAAGTTGTATTATCGATAATAACATTCTCAATTGCGCCCTCTACTGCGCGGATACCATTTTTTATTCCGACACCTTCAAACGCCGGCCCGGCGGAACACGCACAGCTAAGCATCCAGTCATTATTCCCCAGGACAATCTCGCCGTTAGTTCCGAGATCAAGCAGTAACGCAACCCGTTTTTGTTTTCCCATCCCGCTCGCAAGTACACCGGAAACAATATCACCCCCGACATATGACGCTACGCTTGGCAGGCAGTATACTCTAGCATATGGCCTCAATTTTAACCCGAGCTCACCAGCAGTGAGGACAGGATACTTTTTTACCGCAGGAATATAGGGTTCACGCCGTATATTACCCGGAGGTATAGCAAGAAAGAGTTGTATCATAGTAGTATTCCCCGCAGCTGTCATACACGCAATATCTTCAACTATAACCCCCGCAACTGCCGTAAGTTCGGTTATTAAAATATTAACCGTGCCCCTGATTTTTTCAGCTAAAACTTCCAACCCTTTACCTTCACCGTTTTCTGCATACATTATCCGAGAGATAACATCATCACCGTGCATCATCTGCTGGTTATTCAACGCCTTCACTGCCAAAACCTTACCATCAACAAGTGA is drawn from Elusimicrobiota bacterium and contains these coding sequences:
- a CDS encoding cyclic nucleotide-binding domain-containing protein, with protein sequence MNVNELLKQVSFMSKISGEDINKISTVVEECSYKPDSVIFKENSPGGEMFIVVTGKVQICRAEVDGGMKVLSLLDNGQIFGELSVFDRLPRSATAIAVENTKLLCIKADRLEKLMNEDKELGLLLLRQVILNLSQRLRNTNDKLQDKVFWGFTAKL
- a CDS encoding tetratricopeptide repeat protein; its protein translation is MIYLLLIILLILLAVQLYITAAKYRSVRAGSKYSVEFQPLLDAGEYVKAKDMVEKYIVSVKTPNAELLYLKGYVDYHMGDIKNAVETLRTAVKLDGTHVLARYTYAYIMAHNFDNKPVAVRQLKKIVRQYPSFIPAYITLGTVYHNMKKYEKAIAVLSRAVKFENVTPAVFNNLGTVYAKVGKNKRAAEMFVKAQESDPKGVDAYLNLGNLYSIIQDYASAKKSFIAALEIEPGNKFARYWLGCVYTIERQFDNAIQQLEESLNIDPGFALPYLQLAVVYTKLGNDEKRQSYYNKAIMLDPKLEEHK
- a CDS encoding dihydropteroate synthase, whose amino-acid sequence is MFIIGEKINGMFKSVREAVAGRDKRVIRELANAQLAAGANALDVNVGPGSAEPIKDMEWLITSIREVTQCPLAVDTTKPDVMELGLTLAGDNAFLNSVSGDKEKLDILIPLAKKYNSKIVALTMTKTGVPQNTDTRMEIAANIVAAAVEHGYDTAGLYIDPLILPVNVAQPHASAVIETIRQIGLLCDPPPKTVLGLSNVSQGTIFRGLIDRTYLVMAISAGLDAAILNPLDKELMDAMIATELLLGKTLYCDSFLDAYHKK
- a CDS encoding lamin tail domain-containing protein, with amino-acid sequence MSSCGHKSRYWSVLALLTTVFLSSTLVFSEDIPPAAVSNLAYSAGYTDGDVILTWTAPGEDGTVGTVASYVVKYATYPVISSKFETASHGTLYPQAWTGLVSAGMTEVRVLTGLVPGTYYYYAIKARDVAQQRSAWTSKTDDSSINPNAEGLAADYQPSAVTGIAVTAVSTWTISLAWTPSVPPVYYNDIKYYDIYSGTYSFTQITNYLDRVGTVLYPGTTHYITGITVNKLLYYSVVARDYGITNDYYNKELISPVTKVISTSTLDGIPPERAANITTGILSEAIALSWTMPGDDGDTGNLVNAKVRIRWSKTAKITTELIWETIPVNTVGGSRVEFSTNVIAGQRVNYNLTGLVNGTTYYIVVRIVDDGGNQSSLPGYLTARPLGEGKVLITQVAVADPDSSFNEYVEIYNTTDNDINLENWKLQFMYPGYVSWDTLVEFSSNAVITPNKFYLIASSTYNTTAVVHADVVYNSISIVDSGGHLRVVDGGQQEQDRVAWGNAHSPEGGVTAGIPYGPQVLERLPGSPYEIQPYDTNINSADFKLRNSRNPHNDASPSEPDAGAPAMVTDFIAQPGDNDGEVRLTWTAPGDDLWVRKLDPGRYDIRYAALQTTSWKSADRIIYVSTVTQNMVPQVYVITGLVKNSTYYFWLRTADDNLKWSTETVKTPGLARDVEPVAVSSLTAEALIYSVALDWNDNTVDTDFVNYNIFRSTYNSESGYALLAEVNYSSYTDSNISTPVEYFYKVKSKDFNNYLSTYSVTVSAKPYVIKPSLPIPPEGIVSGINNGLTRISWEGVRYNDNSSDCVDLRGYRVYGGESMLSLINAKKFIVEVASYTTTWTDPLFRRPYFYALRAVNSYGFESNNSVIIDSLANDNKYDILKDDEMRLRAYCSIEQSGDYRPSLVTDPVAAAEDLYGCVLTYLKNNEKTDLPTGKTAKLVFTYTDTNGVIDGLVLNENDTAGKFGVFFHNSVNWQWLGGIVDTLNNNVTVDAKNSGRYKLSQRSSAGTGTGDEFKMYEIVPSRTFVPGGRVDKITFYISGVGDIVPIGKMYNLDNVNVAKLEYNAATTALTWDGRNEYGVYVPSGVYVYYISGKGKTLTGTIVVAR
- a CDS encoding AAA family ATPase, whose protein sequence is MMRVIEMSKRIAVAGKGGVGKTTFTAVVINLLKKAGVAPVLAVDADPNANLHEYLGLKYEHKVSDIREELSGNVVPKGMSKSEYIEWQISNALVESSGVDLLVMGHPEGRGCYCFVNELLRGYLSKVAKNYGAVVTDNEAGLEHLSRRTTDNVDILYVISTPTVVGLKSVRNIMDTVRNVKLKIAEVKLVMNQVESLNWKLPAEFKDLLPYFDGIVRTDHSIASLAETGGAVSSLPEDSVAVNDIKNVLIKHGFLVI
- a CDS encoding acetyl-CoA decarbonylase/synthase complex subunit delta yields the protein MVDKVIEKSASAISEVTLGALPPEGGTRGSVLKVGGMGVMPFHRFDGIEPHLPVVAVEVWDRPPVEEWPWFYEKYKDIVSNLIVWTKTAEEWGAEAICLRLASLHPDECTSYLPADIKKKIRAVLETTKLPLIIIGTGNNERDSDVLTLVCEETRGERCLVGMAVKENFKTIAAAAAANGHSIIAESPLDINLAKQLNILISDLGLGLDRIVMHHTTGGLGYGFEYCYSIMERTRIAGLQGDKIMGTPIINMIAQETWKVKESKDVVSSWGELDSRGTAWEIAATAAYLPAGADLVVVAHPVTVQTIKKVIRRFDGR
- a CDS encoding TrpB-like pyridoxal phosphate-dependent enzyme — its product is MEDTKIFLSEKEMPQKWYNINPDLPAQLPPPLHPGTGKPVGPQDLAPLFPMEVIKQEMSMEPWIEIPDDVLKIYKLWRPSPLHRARRLEKALKTPARIYFKNESVSPAGSHKPNTAVAQAYYNKQEGVKNICTETGAGQWGSALAFACQLFGIECKVYMVKVSYEQKPYRKMMMQTWGAKVFASPSNLTEAGRKILAEDPESTGSLGVAISEAVEDAVKTGGKYSLGSVLNHVLLHQTIIGLEVQKQLKIAGEKTPDILIACTGGGSNFGGFAFPFIPDKLKGKKDIRIIAVEPASCPSLTKGLYAYDFGDSVGMTPLIKMCTLGHAFRPAPIHAGGLRYHGMAAQVSLLAKEGVIEARSYKQNACFEAAVLFARTEGFLPAPETSHAIKAAIDEAIRCRETGEEKCIVFNYSGHGHFDLNSYDKYLAGQLNDLEYSEAELKESLSKLPKVNG
- a CDS encoding type II secretion system protein GspG, whose product is MAPKLFCKFHPKIESVNYCRRCANSLCDNCVRFVNNSVLCNPCSEITRGKMPLHPTDKLSSPKEQAAHSPRLFFHYFTRITFLLLIIAGVYFRKQVIEYGKTNLQVVLTKYNIKIPGLTTTVTTGTVTTGSSEEARSMTDNAAIAAESIQLKLFVQALKVKKSVTGNYPSDFPEFVSEQFGTVTELKHDPGLDSWGNKYVYDSRGIGFELRSCGPDGVAYSTDDIVVTGAE
- a CDS encoding acetate kinase is translated as MKILVLSCRIHSVKYEVFELSTENRKNVEKELCRGNVSKIGSEFATAYMCKPNKEPEIDVFPVKDHAAAIEVILKTITAPETGVITHIKDLDGIGHRVVHGGDKYTESLLITDEVKQEIYRNIELTPLHNPFNYNGIEAIEKLCPGIPQVAVFDTSFHQTMDECAYRYPIAERLYHEHRVRRYGFHGISHRYVLERAAVLLNKPQDKLSLISLHLGAGTSACAIRNGKSVDTTMGFTPLEGLMMSTRSGSVDPELVFFLHKAGWELSDIRVCLNYESGILGVSGISGEMKDVVIAMLAGDKRAKLTVDMYVYQLRKIIGSYFLILKNTDAIVFTAGIGEKSDIIREMVCDGLEFIGVKIDTDANNEANSKEAVISVPDAGIKVLVIPGNEKLLIARDVANIISKTEVLAQ